In the genome of Actinomycetota bacterium, one region contains:
- a CDS encoding cation diffusion facilitator family transporter, which yields MALEGSRKAIIAAMIANAGIAVAKFVAFLFTASSSMLAESIHSVADTSNQGLLLFGSKRAQRHANELHQFGYGRERFFWSFVVALILFSLGSLFSLFEGYEKLTSEHHELTSPIWAIGVLVVGIVLETWSFRTAIVAANHVREGRRWSDFIRHARTPELPVVLLEDAGALIGLVLALIGVSLAATTHDPVWDAVGTIAIGVLLGVIAMVLAVEMKSLLIGESASEDDETTIRQHLQRGDAVVRLLHLRTQHIGPEELLVAAKLEFRHGLDADALAVTIDGIERELRRALPKARMIYLEPALATGGHEGEPMRDHATDREPQ from the coding sequence GTGGCGCTCGAGGGCAGCCGCAAGGCGATCATCGCGGCCATGATCGCCAACGCGGGCATCGCGGTCGCCAAGTTCGTGGCGTTCCTGTTCACCGCGTCGTCGTCGATGTTGGCGGAGTCGATCCACTCGGTCGCCGATACGTCGAACCAGGGGTTGCTGCTGTTCGGCTCCAAGCGGGCGCAACGACACGCGAACGAGCTGCACCAGTTCGGCTACGGACGTGAGCGGTTCTTCTGGTCGTTCGTGGTTGCGCTGATCCTGTTCTCGCTGGGATCGCTGTTCTCGCTGTTCGAGGGCTACGAGAAGCTCACGAGCGAACACCACGAGCTGACCTCACCGATCTGGGCCATCGGTGTGCTCGTCGTCGGCATCGTGCTCGAGACCTGGTCGTTCCGCACCGCGATCGTCGCGGCGAACCACGTCAGGGAGGGCCGGCGCTGGTCGGACTTCATCCGCCACGCGCGCACGCCGGAGCTGCCTGTGGTGTTGCTCGAGGACGCCGGCGCCCTGATCGGACTGGTCCTGGCGCTGATCGGTGTCAGCCTGGCGGCGACGACCCACGACCCGGTGTGGGACGCCGTGGGGACGATCGCCATCGGTGTCCTGCTCGGGGTCATCGCCATGGTCCTCGCGGTCGAGATGAAGAGCCTGCTCATCGGCGAGTCCGCCAGCGAGGACGACGAGACGACGATCCGTCAGCACCTCCAGAGGGGCGATGCGGTCGTGCGGCTGCTGCACCTGCGCACCCAGCACATCGGGCCCGAGGAACTGCTCGTCGCGGCCAAGCTCGAGTTCCGTCATGGGCTCGACGCCGACGCACTCGCGGTGACGATCGATGGGATCGAGCGCGAGCTCCGGCGGGCGCTGCCGAAGGCGCGGATGATCTACCTCGAGCCGGCGCTCGCGACGGGTGGGCACGAGGGCGAGCCCATGAGAGACCACGCCACGGACCGGGAGCCTCAGTAG